A window of the Lactuca sativa cultivar Salinas chromosome 7, Lsat_Salinas_v11, whole genome shotgun sequence genome harbors these coding sequences:
- the LOC111887660 gene encoding pumilio homolog 5, which produces MATESPIRIIEANRKWASHNDINMGIEDMGLGSKGQRFNERKTNIPPNRSGSAPPSIEGSFAAIENLMFRQHFVTDVTNVPESEEQLRADPSYFAYYWAHVNLNPRLPPPLVSGENRNIFRNIRNTGNNRKMTSFDDSYSGSLHLDHSNLSTHKEESDDDDERSPKQEDLPQPESPQYNQSHSFTHKSNEEEEEEEDNHNDSNPTTATISISSSETDVSTLRNRIASLNISNIPKLETARNQEHPHHQQQRNMSHVHVHGAHPQIVSLPQTYIGMNMNQFLQNPTNFVSEVQPILQSSGFTPPYAQDPAFIYPNVIPTGYFHGYGFNPSPFSPYATGYLPNSPLPAPFSGQSQTPGVNLSHFNNFYGHLGVPFQLPVRGEDPKLQSLGFDSRRVGTTGSYYFGSPGNLDFSQFTNSPFASPAIPGSPIGGASYSGRRNEGMYRGWKGNLGNQVIDDPKTYSFLEELKSGKGRRLELSDIFGHIVEFSVDQHGSRFIQQKLEICSNEEKESVFNEVLPHASKLMTDVFGNYVIQKFFEYGSVEQRRELGNQLEGQILPLSLQMYGCRVIQKALDAIDLEQKTKLVHELNGHVLKCVRDQNGNHVIQKCIESIPTDKIRFVISSFRGQVAALSKHPYGCRVIQRVLEHSTDELHSQFIVDEILESVYDLSQDQYGNYVTQYVLEGGKPEERSQIVHKLEGHIVQLSQHKFASNVIEKCLEYGDLDTREIMIQEIIGYGEGNDNLLVMVKDQFANYVVQKVLQTCSGPQREVLLGRIKIHLNSLKKYTYGKHIVARFEQLYGEEIEALGS; this is translated from the exons ATGGCGACAGAAAGTCCGATTCGAATAATTGAAGCAAATAGAAAATGGGCTTCACACAATGATATAAATATGGGAATTGAGGACATGGGATTGGGATCAAAGGGCCAAAGATTTAATGAAAGAAAGACTAATATACCCCCAAATAGAAGTGGAAGTGCTCCTCCAAGTATTGAAGGTTCATTTGCAGCAATTGAGAACCTCATGTTTAGGCAACACTTTGTTACAGATGTTACTAATGTTCCTGAATCTGAAGAGCAACTTAGAGCTGATCCATCTTATTTTGCATATTATTGGGCTCATGTTAATTTGAATCCTAGGCTTCCTCCACCATTGGTTTCGGGTGAAAATCGAAATATTTTTCGGAATATAAGAAATACAGGAAATAATAGGAAAATGACTTCTTTTGATGATTCTTATAGTGGCTCATTGCATTTGGATCATAGTAATCTTTCTACTCATAAGGAAGaatctgatgatgatgatgagagaTCACCTAAACAG GAAGATCTTCCTCAACCTGAGTCACCTCAATACAATCAATCTCACTCATTTACACACAAatcaaatgaagaagaagaagaagaagaagataaccACAATGACTCCAACCCCACAACTGCTACGATTTCAATTTCAAGTTCAGAAACCGATGTTTCCACTTTAAGAAACCGAATAGCATCTCTCAACATCTCCAACATTCCAAAATTAGAAACTGCGAGAAACCAAGAACATCCACATCACCAACAACAAAGAAATATGTCTCATGTTCATGTTCATGGGGCCCACCCTCAAATCGTTTCATTACCTCAAACATACATTGGAATGAATATGAATCAATTTCTTCAAAATCCCACCAATTTTGTGTCTGAAGTGCAACCGATTTTACAATCCTCCGGGTTCACCCCACCATATGCCCAAGATCCAGCATTTATTTACCCGAATGTAATACCCACGGGTTACTTTCATGGATACGGGTTTAACCCATCACCATTTTCACCATATGCAACCGGATATCTTCCTAATAGCCCTCTTCCAGCGCCTTTTAGTGGTCAAAGTCAAACCCCAGGGGTAAATTTGTCacattttaataatttttatGGACATCTTGGGGTACCCTTTCAACTTCCGGTTCGTGGGGAGGATCCGAAATTACAATCTTTAGGGTTTGACTCGAGAAGGGTAGGGACAACGGGTTCTTATTATTTTGGTAGCCCGGGAAATTTGGATTTTTCACAATTTACGAATTCGCCCTTTGCAAGTCCGGCAATTCCGGGGTCTCCGATTGGTGGGGCTAGTTATTCTGGTCGAAGGAATGAAGGGATGTATCGGGGGTGGaagggtaatttgggaaatcAGGTTATTGATGATCCGAAAACGTATTCTTTTCTTGAAGAGTTGAAATCGGGTAAGGGTAGGAGGTTAGAGCTATCGGACATTTTTGGACATATTGTTGAGTTCAG TGTTGATCAACATGGAAGTCGTTTCATTCAGCAGAAGTTGGAAATTTGTAGCAACGAGGAGAAAGAATCTGTATTTAACGAAGTTCTTCCTCATGCTTCCAAACTAATGACAGATGTTTTCGGTAATTATGTTATTCAAAAG TTCTTTGAGTATGGAAGTGTTGAACAAAGAAGGGAGCTTGGAAACCAACTTGAAGGTCAAATATTGCCTTTAAGCCTCCAAATGTATGGTTGTCGTGTAATCCAAAAG GCTCTTGATGCTATCGATCTAGAACAAAAAACAAAGCTTGTCCATGAACTCAATGGGCATGTTTTAAAATGTGTTCGTGATCAAAATGGAAATCATGTGATACAAAAATGTATTGAAAGCATTCCAACCGATAAAATCAGGTTTGTGATCTCATCTTTTCGTGGTCAAGTTGCAGCCTTGTCAAAACATCCATACGGTTGCCGTGTCATACAG AGGGTTCTGGAACACTCTACTGATGAACTTCACAGCCAATTTATAGTGGATGAAATTTTGGAATCGGTTTATGATCTTTCACAAGATCAGTATGGGAATTATGTAACTCAG TATGTGTTGGAAGGTGGAAAACCGGAGGAAAGAAGCCAAATTGTACATAAGTTGGAAGGTCATATAGTACAACTAAGTCAACACAAATTTGCATCAAATGTTATTGAAAAATGTTTGGAATATGGTGACTTGGATACAAGAGAAATCATGATCCAAGAGATTATTGGATATGGTGAAGGCAACGATAATTTATTG GTGATGGTGAAGGACCAATTTGCAAATTATGTGGTACAAAAGGTTCTTCAAACATGTAGTGGGCCCCAAAGGGAAGTGTTACTTGGTAGGATTAAAATCCATTTGAATTCATTGAAGAAGTATACGTATGGGAAACATATTGTTGCTCGCTTTGAACAACTCTATGGTGAAG AAATTGAGGCGTTGGGTTCATAA
- the LOC111887707 gene encoding uncharacterized protein LOC111887707 — protein MIQKDIVNCFSKKIIKSTCDEIGKDVFVILVDESSDIPKKEQMTIVLRYNDRLGIVKERFIGVVHVLDISSLTLKAAIDTVFTDHNLSMAQLLVVAIANKHDDVEEFFEKLVLMVIAVCERGLNQEISLVRVGDTRCGSHYRTILSLLNLFAEVVAVLKYVKDERSTLCNRNRAKGIFVIFQDT, from the exons ATGATTCAAAAAGATATTGTCAATTGCTTTTCAAAAAAGATAATCAAGTCTACTTGTGATGAAATTGGTAAAGATGTGTTTGTTATATTAGTTGATGAGTCTAGTGATATTCCCAAAAAAGAACAGATGACTATAGTTTTGAGATATAATGATAGACTTGGGATTGTTAAGGAAAGATTTATTGGAGTTGTTCATGTGTTGGATATATCTTCTTTGACTCTTAAAGCTGCCATCGATACCGTATTTACCGACCACAACTTGAGTATGGCTCAG TTACTAGTTGTGGCGATAGCAAATAAACATGATGATGTTGAAGAATTCTTTGAAAAACTAGTTTTGATGGTTATTGCTGTTTGTG AAAGAGGGTTGAATCAAGAGATTTCTCTTGTTCGAGTTGGAGATACTAGATGCGGTTCACATTATAGAACAATTTTAAGTTTGTTGAATTTGTTTGCAGAAGTTGTTGCGGTCCTTAAATATGTCAAAGATGAGAGGTCTACTTTATGTAATCGTAATCGAgcaaagggtatttttgtcatatTTCAAGATACTTGA
- the LOC111887676 gene encoding protein NUCLEOLAR FACTOR 1, with translation MAKPRFGKKRGGSRPKANEFTKNIKNKRARRNHVEDEKIPDTPSSPSDSGNSSEEHADIASEEEEEEVAVYKEPSMYDNLLKTLGSASETIADAYKRRQRAEEGKSDTDEEEDNDLESLSGSEQSEDETETGSLRGDLDPTDLQGLAEVEEHSEDDADETFESDGEEDFTADDQSIAKESESTSSYSAHLGYKLSKEEAENLSRKKGKYKWEVDAANCKWVATKELLLEDSSMDSPYGLNPKLYDHWSNTYNASGGHDLHSSRQRSFFSLCNTYRDILHHNKKPFYLKGREEDLSIMDAYLLHSLNHVFKTRDLVTKNDKKLSNNKESKHEEVLDSENFLDHGFTRPKVLILLPMASIAYRVINRLIHLTPSGHRVNVEHIGRFCDEFGHGKSDDQEDEDEDGKKSKSWKTSKPSDFQTLFGGNNNDHFMIGIKFTKKTIKLYSDFYTSDMIVASPLGLITKIGEAELEKEKDVDYLSSIEVLIVDHSDIIAMQNWSHVNTVVEQLNRIPSKQHGTDIMRIRPWYLDGQARFYRQTIVLGTHVNPDINAMFNNHCLNYKGKVKLSCEHKGVLPKVLLQVRQIYERIDTESIADADDSRLEYFKKKVFPKIKDSVQGGVMIFISSYFEFVRVRNFLKSQDASMCLLGEYTEQSDISRARVWFFQGKRKIMLYTERAHFYHRYKIRGIQNLIIYSLPERKEIYPEIVNMLEGSHSMNCTVLFSRFDLLRLERIVGTTPAKRMVTSDKRIFTFC, from the exons ATGGCTAAACCTAGGTTTGGCAAGAAACGAG GAGGCAGCAGGCCAAAAGCAAATGAATTTACAAAGAATATTAAAAACAAGCGCGCTAGAAGAAATCATGTCGAAGATGAGAAAATTCCAGATACTCCCTCCTCTCCGAGTGATTCAG GCAATTCATCTGAAGAACACGCTGATATAGCttcagaagaggaagaagaagaggttgCTGTTTACAAGGAACCATCAATGTATGATAACCTGTTGAAGACACTTGGATCAGCTAGTGAAACAATTGCTGATGCTTACAAGAGGAG GCAACGTGCAGAAGAAGGCAAAAGTGACACAGATGAAGAAGAGGATAATGATTTAGAATCTTTAAGTGGTTCTGAACAAAGCGAAGATG aaaCTGAAACTGGATCTCTTAGAGGTGACTTGGACCCAACTGATCTTCAAGGTTTGGCAGAAGTTGAAGAACATAGTGAAGATGATGCAGATGAGACATTTGAAAGTGATGGAGAAGAAGATTTTACAGCTGATGATCAATCTATTGCAAAAGAATCAGAAAGCACAAG TTCATACTCTGCTCACCTGGGTTACAAATTATCAAAAGAAGAGGCTGAAAATCTTTCAAGAAAAAAAGGGAAATATAAATGGGAGGTTGATGCAGCTAACTGCAAGTGGGTAGCAACTAAAGAGCTCCTTTTAGAG GATTCCTCCATGGATTCTCCTTATGGTCTAAATCCCAAGCTATATGACCATTGGTCAAATACTTACAATGCATCTGGGGGGCATGATCTTCATTCATCAAGACAAAGATCATTCTTCTCCCTTT GTAACACCTATCGGGATATATTGCACCACAACAAAAAGCCATTTTATCTTAAAGGTAGAGAAGAAGACTTGAGTATCATGGATGCCTATTTGTTGCACTCG CTGAATCATGTATTTAAAACAAGAGATCTTGTGACAAAGAATGACAAAAAGTTGTCAAACAACAAAGAGTCTAAGCATGAGGAAGTTTTAGATAGTGAGAACTTTCTTGACCATGGATTTACTCGTCCTAAG GTGTTGATCTTGTTGCCAATGGCAAGTATTGCATATAGAGTAATAAATAGGCTGATTCACTTAACTCCTTCAGGGCATAGG GTTAATGTAGAGCATATTGGTCGATTCTGTGATGAATTTGGGCATGGAAAGTCTGATGATCaggaggatgaagatgaagatggtaAAAAATCAAAATCTTGGAAAACATCAAAGCCATCAGATTTTCAAACACTTTTTGGAGGGAATAACAATGATCATTTCATGATTGGCATCAAGTTTACCAA GAAGACTATAAAATTGTATAGTGATTTTTATACATCAGACATGATTGTTGCTTCTCCTCTTGGTTTGATCACA aaaatcggGGAGGCTGAATTGGAAAAGGAGAAGGATGTGGATTATCTGTCTTCTATTGAG GTGTTGATTGTTGATCATTCAGATATTATAGCGATGCAG AATTGGTCCCATGTGAATACTGTTGTTGAGCAGTTGAATCGCATTCCATCAAAGCAACATGGAACTGATATAATGCGAATAAGACCATG GTACCTTGATGGACAAGCTAGGTTTTATAGGCAAACAATTGTGTTAGGAACTCATGTAAATCCAG ATATCAACGCGATGTTCAACAACCATTGTCTCAACTACAAAGGAAAG GTGAAACTTTCATGTGAGCACAAAGGTGTTCTTCCAAAAGTTTTGCTTCAAGTGAGGcag ATCTACGAGCGTATTGATACCGAATCAATAGCGGATGCTGATGACTCCCGCCTTGAATACTTCAAGAAaaag GTGTTCCCAAAGATTAAAGATTCTGTTCAG GGtggagttatgatatttattaGTTCTTACTTTGAGTTTGTTCGTGTACGAAACTTCTTGAAGTCTCAAGATGCATCCATGTGTCTACTTGGAGA GTATACAGAACAAAGTGATATATCACGTGCACGAGTTTGGTTCTTTCAAGGAAAACGGAAGATTATGTTGTACACTGAAAGAGCCCATTTTTACCACAGATATAAG ATTCGTGGAATTCAGAATTTAATAATTTATTCACTTCCGGAGCGGAAAGAGATTTACCCCGAG ATTGTGAATATGCTTGAAGGATCACATAGCATGAACTGTACAGTGCTATTCTCACGCTTTGATCTTCTTCGG CTGGAGAGGATTGTGGGGACCACCCCGGCAAAAAGAATGGTGACGTCAGATAAGCGAATATTCACTTTCTGTTAG